TtacattcttcttcttattaggttacttttattattatgtttcattAAACATAGCGTAACACCACTTGAGGTGCTTATGCTTAATTTTTGCCTATAGCCTACTCCtcaatggaaatgtttttaaaaaggtttattttattttatttttttatttatacaggtctgttaatttaaaaacttataatttataaattataatttataaaattaatttattaattttaatttaatattatagtattaatttaataaaaaaaaataaaaaataaaaaattgctgaccccaaacttttttttgacaaaccgctttaaaaaaaatacaagatttTTAGCAACATATAAAAGTGAGATATGTCTAGTTTAAACACAAGGAAGAGAAGTTTTTCTGTGTGGCATTGATCAATTGTCCTGTCAAATTTCCTTCATTACAAATTCTTGcagtaaaataattcataaacagGTCAAACTCCTGCGATAATGATGACCTTTCAGATTCACACAGATTCGCTCCCATTTTTTTCCACACAGTGGCAGAAAGTCATCCAGATATTCGCAGTACTTCCGAAAAAGAATGAGGGACAAATTCGGGGAGGGAGCTGTAGAGTCACGGACGCTCACACATGTCACACAGCATCACTGGACTGATACTGCTGCATCCATCTGAAGAAACCATCCAAGACTCCCTGAGCAGCCTCAAATGAGAAGACACCAGGTCTTCATCTTGGTGATTCTTAAACGAGGGGGTCATGGTGTTTTATCAAGAGGAACTTGACTAACTCCAGACCTGTCTGTGTGTGGACAATATGGACAATACCTGTCATAAGAGATTTGCTCTACGAACACCAGCTAACTGGGGCTTCCAGCAGGGTCAGGCTGTCAGATTTTATCTGCCTATAGCAGAGAAATAATTCTTTTCaccagtgcacacaaacacacacgccaCTTTTCCACAGATGGACACAGCACACGTGAACAACACACCACTAGAAGGGAACAGAGCCGGCCTCCCTGACTTTGGCCCCCAGATCCTGTGACACAAGAACAGAGCAATCTTAAAGAGTCACTAAAATGCACACCGAATTATTAAACACGGCACTGAACTGTCCTCTTGTTGATTTAACaaactaaatgacaaaacacaaaattattaaaacaaaactgcaaaagAAAATAGGCAAGGCCTATTTGCCCTGAAATTGCAATGAATCAATTAATCAAAAGAGTTAAGAAAATGCACAATAGAAACAGCTGGTTTTAACAgttttcaagaaaataaactaagcaacaaaaatacaaaatacaaaatatagaaaaatacacaaaaaaaagggttgcatttaacaaaaaaatcaaaCGGCCAACAAAAACCTTACAAAACAAGGAACGTTcgaaacaaaaaaaactgaatgttacCATTGTTAATAGGAagtaacaaagaaataaaacaagccaCACAAAATAATGAACTGCAAAATAAACCCAAAGACAAAAGGTAGGGTTCTATGCAAAATAGAAATCaacagaataaaatacaaaagaaaaaaaacctattaGAAGATACAAAGGCAAAGAAGAGCAGAGAGAATCACTTAGCCCAATGTAAATGAAGATAACATAAAACAAAGAGAAACAAAATATAAAGCATTCTAATGTTTATTCTAATGTATATTTTCAAGTTGAAAACCCTCTCCTTTCAAATATAGGATTTTGGACGATATTTTGAACCATTTGACTTGATTCAGTCGCGCctcttgcgcacgctagttctgatcgtacgtatgGTAACTTGGCAACTACGCAGTATGTTTTCGGAAAGGGGAACCGACATTCAGAAGGGATGGGCAACagaaaaacaccctgatctggtaactcccattactttcctgcagagacctatacttggaatcgactgctacaccggacTAGCAGTCAACACTCCCAATGTTTTAGGGAGAGCatctgaaataaaaacagaatgttaCCATTCAATTCTACTATTATACGTTAACCCCTCACCCAAAATTAGCAAGCCTCTATTAGACATACCGATGACCAGTATGATACGTGCATagtcacacacacaacaaagaCAGCCACAGCAGCAGTGCAAGTCTGCGAGACCCGCACGAGGAACAGAACAGCTGATGCGAACCATACCAGAGGGAATGGAAATCAAGCTTACTCTCTCCAGTGTCCACACCTGATACCGAAAGCAGCCACAGTAACGTTACAGCGTTCGCGACGCGTTAGTGACGTTGACAATGACGTTGACCTCGATTACAGGAGGGATCATTTCATTTCCTATTTAGAATTCAATAGACCccttaaaagtttgtaaacattgcaacgttTCCGGGTGGGCGGGGCTTATCTGGAGGCAAAAAGAGGCGCGGACGCAATGTTGACAAGCGTAAACTAGCACGTTGGAGGGATTTATTTAACATGGATGCAGAAGAAGGTTCGGAACTGTCCGAATATGTACAGTCTCTGACTTTGCGGGACAGTGACAGCTTGCCATACGGCCATATGAATTACTTTTGGTTGGTTTTGGGGAATTTTGTCAAGGCTTATTTCTAATGCTGGGCTAACTATGATAagcaatgtgtattattttaagagACCATTCAAAGGATGGTACACACATCTATGGCTGtatatttgtttaacatttaaactagcTAGTGAGCTGAAGGTTGGCGACTTTTCacctataaaacagaaacttgctgatttaTTAGATAAAACCAACACACCAGTTCATATGAATAGATTATTTTACCTGATATGAAGTGTGCACTGCAAACAGAGCATTATTTATGATAATCTCCGTACAGTCTGTACCATATTGCATTCAACCAACCACAATTGTCTTTTTGATTTCTGTGAAGGAATGTCTGCCGGGATCCGGTAAAACTTTAGTTTATTGGTTTATCCTTTTAATTTAAGGCTCGACATCTCATTTTGTCGATTAgggcacttgtgggcggagctgaaacggtCCTTTCGTCTGATTGGTCGAAACGCTCCGCCTTCACCACGGTCTATTCATTGTTTCAGGCAGAATAATAGTCAGTACTATAATGTTTGAAATcaccactcactgttaattagcataactTTTTAGTCAGATGTAGTTGgacacataattcgtgctgctgcgacttgcaagtgacccctttaaattatttctaggttatagtattgtatgaatattgccCCACTAATATATACAGTGCAAATtgttgtctccttggataaaagcaaagtggaaataaaaatcagtaatagactgaacagttccatgatatgtctgtaacatttaccacgcacgtcttttaagtctaaaggcactagttactgtatgtgtgtgacatttataaataattgtgaaaattaataggctatagttaaatttattaaataaattagtaatattagttttattacatactaaattgaatgatgtttctcttcttagtcttctttgttgggcttgagaaagcaaacatatatttaaacattattattattatttattatgagaataATTGACACCCGAataaaactttaatgtttcaccaaattcagctcagatctttaGACTCGTCTGGCTCGCGTTGCTGTATAACTGGTCAGACTTACAttcccaaaaaatcctagtgacttttgttatctgagcaatgaaggcctTAATACTTAATGTCAACTAGAGGGGgcgacaggatttctgtttatattagtttaaaagacaaattaaaaaaaaggaatttcaTCTGcgcaagaataaacttcacacttcaagctgtacaactacttaaaacttcccattctggctttttcaacctacctccaaatctattttaagatattgtttattcacactgatttatgcatttaatgtttgtccatatggaacttttatttttcatgagctgtatattttaagatgtactaggtgttgataaatcacatgcaaagAATGTGAAGAGCTAATGCCCAAacaaacacacctaagctaagtaaggtcttcaggatcaggaGCACTGTCCAAGTGCGTTGGAACTGAACTCTACAGAACATGGTTCTCCAGGTTCTCTTCAGgagttttaaatctataaatgaatttgtacagttgggtgtctgtaTGCAGAGGTGTAAATGAGccattttccatttccattgtTATTGCATTCtaaataagaaatgtatatatttatttatgaattaatttaatgatGATTCTGGGGAAAAAATTCGTAAATGCAAATGTATGAAGATGAaaccttatttttctgtattcaaGGGTAATTTAATTTCCATAATTggaatgtatgaaaatgaaaaaggcCCAGACATTTGCCCAGACTTTGTCTCTTAGAAGAGGAATTAATAGACCCCTtcttaattattatatacttttaaatttaaaatgtacttacatgtacttacaatgtagaatgttttcttttattattattattatttatttatttaactgttaTATGCCATGCTTGATACTCATTTAACTATTCATGCCATTGTAGgtgtatattttgtttgttttgttctagctgtttaaaaaaaaaaaaaaaaaaaccttacatcaCCCTCAGCTAGAGGTGATGTTATTGGTTCGTGTCAAGCACTGGCACTTCCTGCAGGTATCACAAACCTCAAAACAAGCCAACCCATTCATTTCTTCTTTCGACGGAAACTCTCTTCTGTGTTTGTCTCTATATCGGACAccaaattacagatttttctctTTTAATCAGGTGAGGAActgaattaagttgtttttattagaCAAAATTGTCAACGTttcaactttatattttattacaagaTAACAGTTAACTTTTACTTGTGTAGCTTTTGCTTCTCACAAATGTTTGAACTGATTCTACAATAGTTTTATTAAAGAGCTTCTTGTttgtaaaagtaaattaaatttctttaattattctctttaagtaaaaaaatggccaaaacaaatgGCCCATCGCTGTTTCGTCTGGGTATCATAATCACGTTGGCAGGTGTCATCTCTCTTGGAATTATGTTTTTCTGGTTCTCACCTTCAAAAAACTGTCCACTTCCAGTTTTTATACCAGATCGAAATTCAGAAATTAACTTTGCCAAGAGCAACAACTCCGTAACTGAAAATGCAGAGGAGAAACCTATAGTTCTGTTATGGGTTTGGCCTGAAAATGACAGGTTTGAGTTCGGTGACTGCAAAAAGTTTTGCGATATTGATAATTGTCATCTGACGGATGATAGAGCTCTCTACAACGATGCAGATGATGTCATCGTTTTTCATAAAGCCATCAACTGGGATCTGTCCAACCTTCCTCCATCTCCTCGTCCTCCGTTCCAGAGGTGGATTTGGTTACATTTGGAATCTCCAACCAACACCAAAAGGATACCAGGTCTGGAAAACCTGTTCAATCTCACTCTCAGCTACAGACAGGATGCAGATATTCCTGTACGGATGCGCTTGATGACCAGGAAGAAACCTAATGAGGATTTTGTGATTCCTAAAAAGGACAAACTGGTGTGTTGGATTGTGAGTAACAATGATCCCTCAACTGGTGTCGACACAAGGAACGTTTTCTACAGAGAATTCAGGAAATACATACAAGTGACTTTGTTCGGAAAAGCCTATGCAAAGTTCCTGGATTATAATGATTACTATCCAACCATGGCAAGCTGCAAATTTTACCTTGCTTTTGAAAACTCCATTCACAAAGACTACATCACTGAGAAGATCAACGGGCCACTCGCTGTGGGGACCGTCCCTGTGGTGTTGGGTCCTCCGAGAAGAAACTATGAGAACTTTGTTCCTGCCGAGTCCTTCATTCATGTCAATGACTTCCCAGATGCAAAGTCACTAGCTGAATATCTGCTTCAGCTGGACAAGGATGAAGATGCATATCACAAGTACTTTAACTGGAGGAAACATCTCACTCCAAGTCCTCCCTTGATATTCCAGACACAAGAGTTTAATCTGGCTATATGCACTGCTTGTGACCATGTAGCACGACACAGGGAATATAAAGAAGCTCATGATCTCTATGAGTGGTACTTCAATTAAAGTTACCCCAGGATTTCTTACATTATCAGTTACAATGTTTATGAAATAGATTGTATTTTATATGATCTGTTTATTTTGATATTAGATTTTGTAACTGTTTTGATAAATCATTGCTTATGAAAGACTTCGTAATTAAGAGAAGatgcttttgttttaatttatactcAAGCTCCCTTCCAAGGGTGAAAacaaattttttaaatgcaagcAAAAGTATATTGCACAAgatttacaaataaaagcaatGTTTTCAGAATAGCAAACAATGGTCACGGATTGAAaaataatacaagtaaataaaataaaaaaattataacgcatttttttaaataataagcaTGGCTCAAAACTTTAAACACGTATATTGcacaaaattgaaatattaatgcGAATACTGTCTGACTTGCGCACAAAATCATGTTTGCCTTggtcttttttttcctcctctcaaACATTTTCTGctcatgttttaatttttgtttgctcATGCTAATTTGCCCTTCTGCTCTTGTTTGTTCTGCTTTTCCAAATATTGCGGTTAGAGTTCATGTAAATGAGGGCGGTTTTAAGCGACATCATTGGTCCAttagttctagattgacagctccGCTGCTGTTGTGGGCGTGTCGTCAGTTAAGAATGACGTGAATGATCAAAGTGAATCGTGTATTGGTGGATTACTTTAACTGATCGACGTAGGGAAATTTATTCTGAATTGAACCCACCCCCATTGTTGAAATGGTTGATAAGCTGTTAGTTGAAAGCCTGTGCGCACTGTGCGGCATAACATGCAAATTATATGCATATGGCTGCTTAGCTGTTAGATATGTAAGATAAATGTGTAAGAGTATGTAGTGTACAGTTGTTTACTGAAAGCCGtgactcaagttttttttttttttttatataggctataGTTCTATGACAACAAACTcttagaagaaagggatcattggttctatatagaaccataggattctttactcaactccaaagaaccttttatgctaaaaaggttctataatgacaagaaagaacccttttggcacaaagggttcatatcctaaattttgtgatcattcacatgcattcataattgCATTTGAATATacagaataatgcagtgaaagaacgcactcaaaatgcgcactctgaactgattcaaatgatttcgcgatccccaaattgactcaaatgattcgcgatcccgctacgaactcccgaactgcttcaaatgattcgcgatccccaaattgactcaaatgattcgcgatcccgctacgaactcctgaactgattcaaatgatttcgcgatccccaaattgactcaaatgattcgcgatcccgctttgaactcccgaactggctcaaatgattcgcgatcccgctccgaactcccgaactgactcaaatgattcgtgaacccgctgcgaacccccgaactgactcaaatgattcgcgatcccgctccgaactgactcaaatgatttgcaatcccaatatacataatgctataaaagtgtgcacatctagagaaataaacaacagattttcatGTTAACAATTTTAACTTGAGAAAACGCTGCTTATACaaaaatttgttaataaagtaaataaaacaaaaacattaatgttttaatgctactgaataaaaataaacgatctaCTCGATAGTCTCCGCTCATCATGACAGGATGACACGCACAACAAAAGCATTGCTGCAAATAAATTCATAGATATGaccatgaaaaatatttattgcaaaatcattgctttctcACTGTTTCATTTGTtatgcaattcttaatttttgtttgcaaaaagctaatttattttcctcaatactttaaataaaaaattttaaatttgtttttattgtttttgtatattttaaacaagttaaatatttctgatttattaaaataaaaattcacatacatggatttttctgggctaagcactggatctccactcaccctagaaccacccctggttCTTAGTTTGAAAGagttcttatttttatattttcagttttctttttaaattcagtttagttAATGTTTTAGCATTTTGGTGTGCTTTCTGtcacttttattctttttttaatgtatttcttttttaacttCATACTTCAAGCATATTTCCGTTAGTTGCCTTAAGGCAAATTTTCTAATTTTTGTTCAATTgaagttaaatatttatatttaatttgaatttcaaTTAACAAAGATGATTTTGAAAGCATGTAGTTTTTGGATTAATTTGgataatatatttattgattctgtataaatatatacattatttttgattgatgattcatttatttatttcaagtaaataaaaTCAGACTTGTTTTAGTAAACATTTGCATGTTATTTTCAATACACCATGAATAGAGAAAGTGCTCATTCTTATCATGCAAATACTATGTAACACTACGAGGAGAAATGGAACACAGACATATAAGGACTCGGAGGGTGCACCAACTCCAGGGTGAGGTTAAAAGCAGCCAAAAATATTAACACGGTGCCACCACTAACAAAAGCTTGGCCATTCCTTTGGCCACCCCtctcaaaacactgcagtttttgTCCCTTTTATTTCTtgacaagaaatgcatttatttagatgCGGAACCACCATATCTCTTTAGGCTATGACCACatcaaacaatatttttagaCTATTTGTCATTAACACACAATTCCATGTCCCATCAGCCGTTTTACTGCGCTCACAGTCCACACTCTTCAACAATACGCAGATATGTGGCGC
The sequence above is a segment of the Carassius auratus strain Wakin unplaced genomic scaffold, ASM336829v1 scaf_tig00217598, whole genome shotgun sequence genome. Coding sequences within it:
- the LOC113101286 gene encoding alpha-(1,3)-fucosyltransferase 9-like; this encodes MAKTNGPSLFRLGIIITLAGVISLGIMFFWFSPSKNCPLPVFIPDRNSEINFAKSNNSVTENAEEKPIVLLWVWPENDRFEFGDCKKFCDIDNCHLTDDRALYNDADDVIVFHKAINWDLSNLPPSPRPPFQRWIWLHLESPTNTKRIPGLENLFNLTLSYRQDADIPVRMRLMTRKKPNEDFVIPKKDKLVCWIVSNNDPSTGVDTRNVFYREFRKYIQVTLFGKAYAKFLDYNDYYPTMASCKFYLAFENSIHKDYITEKINGPLAVGTVPVVLGPPRRNYENFVPAESFIHVNDFPDAKSLAEYLLQLDKDEDAYHKYFNWRKHLTPSPPLIFQTQEFNLAICTACDHVARHREYKEAHDLYEWYFN